Proteins encoded in a region of the Bacillus sp. T3 genome:
- a CDS encoding DUF1540 domain-containing protein, which translates to MAQDVLCAVSNCHFWKDGNRCSADQIYVENRTEEMAISSSGTDCKTFIPSEDYS; encoded by the coding sequence ATGGCACAAGACGTTTTATGCGCTGTAAGCAACTGTCATTTTTGGAAAGATGGGAACCGTTGCAGTGCTGACCAAATTTATGTCGAAAACAGAACGGAAGAGATGGCTATTTCCAGCTCTGGAACCGACTGTAAGACATTTATCCCTAGTGAAGATTATTCATAA